The Verrucomicrobiia bacterium nucleotide sequence AACAACACCCGGTCCGCATCCTCCAGGAAGATGGCCTCACGACGATCCCCACGATTCATCACATGGTAAATCGCCCCCGCGTATTCGATGCGCAACTTGCGCGGCACCCCGCAACCGTCTCACACCAACCAAAACACGTCACTAGTCATCTCTGACCCCTTTACGGCGGCCATTCTGGAACAATGTGTCACCAACATTTATCCGAATGGCAGAACTCTACTTTTGATGTGTCCAGCCTTTGGGGTCAGGTCATCCAGCCTTCGGGGTCAGGTCACCGGCTTAATGATGCTTAGAAAGAGCTACAGTAACTTCGTTTGTATTCGAGTATTCGCCATCCGCAGAATACCAAACTTTCACCTTAAGGTCCGCTATCCCATTCGCTCTTCTTCTATTTAAAAATCCCCAGTTCGGCATTCGAAACGAGACTTTGCTCCAAGATTTTCCCACCACTGCAACCTGTCCGTTTGGTGGGGAGACTGTCATGTTAATCA carries:
- a CDS encoding transposase; amino-acid sequence: MPRKLRIEYAGAIYHVMNRGDRREAIFLEDADRVL